In Paraburkholderia youngii, the genomic stretch CCACGCGTTCGGCGGCGAAATCAACACACCCAATCTCGATGCGCTGGTGCAAAGCGGCCGCATCCTGACGAATCACCACACGGGCACCGTCTGCGCGATCACGCGTTCGATGCTGATCTCGGGCACCGATCACCATCTGGTCGGCGAGGGCACGATGGGCGTGCCGACCGACGAGCGCAAAGGACTGCCGGGATACGAAGGCTATCTGAACGATCGCGCGCTATCGGTTGCGCAGTTGCTGAAGGACGGCGGCTATCACACGTACATGGCCGGCAAGTGGCACATCGGCTCGGGCATCGTCGGCAGCGCGACGGGCAGCGGGCAGACGCCGGACCAATGGGGCTTCGAGCACAGCTACGCGCTGCTCGGCGGCGCCGCGTCCAATCACTTCGCGCACGAACTGGCCGGCTCGAAGAACTACACCGAAGACGGCAAGTACGTGCAGCCGGGCCAGCCTGGGCAACCGGGCGGCGCGGGCGGCAGCCCAGCCGTGTTCTACTCGACCGACTTCTACACGCAGCGGCTGATCTCCTATATCGATTCGAACAAGGGCGACGGCAAGCCGTTCTTCGCGTACGCAGCCTATACGTCACCACACTGGCCGCTGCAAGTGCCCGATCCTTATCTGCACAACTACGTCGGCAAATACGATGCCGGTTATGACGCGATCCGCGATGCACGGATCGCCCGGCAGAAAGCGCTCGGCATCATTCCACAGGACTTCGTGCCGTACGGCGGCGCATCGGAGACGCTGGCCGCGAGCCCGGCGACCGCGAACAACGGCACCACGAACGCGAAATACGTGAGCGCCGTACACAGCGCCGTGCAGGGCTACACCGACTACGGCCCCGGCTATGTGAACAAGAAGTGGGACAGCCTGTCGCCGGCCGAGAAGAAAGCGCAGGCACGCTACATGGAAATCTACGCGGGCATGGTCGAGAACCTCGATCACAACATCGGCCTCTTGATCCAGCATCTGAAGGACATCGGCGAATACGACAACACGTTCATCGTGTTCCAGTCGGATAACGGCGCGGAGGGTTGGCCGATCGATTCCGGCGCGGACCCGACCGCCACCGACACCGCGAACGCGGCCGATCCGACCTACTCGCAACTCGGCACCGACAACGGCAAGCAGAACGCGCAACGTCTGCAATACGGCTTGCGTTGGGCCGAAGTCAGCGCGACGCCGTTCCGCCTGACCAAGGGTTATTCGGGCGAAGGCGGCGTGTCGACACCGTTGATCGTGCATCTGCCGGGCCAGACTTCGCAAAAGCCGACGTTGCGTGAATTCACGCACGTGACGGACAACACCGCGACGTTCCTCGCGGTCGCGCAGATCGCGCCGCCGACCACGCCCGCGCCCGCGCTGATCAACACGCTGACCGGCGTCGATCAGAACAAGGGCAAGGTGGTCTACAACAACCGCTATGTGTATCCGATCACCGGAAGATCTCTGCTGCCGCAACTCGAAGATCAGAGCACGGCGCCCGTGCATAGTGCGTCGTTCGGCGACGAGGCCTACGGCCGCGGTTATCTGCGCAGCGCCGACGGCCGCTGGAAAGCTCTGTGGACCGAACCGCCGCTCGGCCCCGTCGACGGTCACTGGCAGCTGTACGACATGAGCGCCGATCGCGGCGAAACGCAGGACGTGTCCGCGCAGAACCCGTCGATCATCGATGGTCTCGTGCAGCAGTGGAACGACTATATGACGAGCGTCGGCGGTGTCGAGCCGTTGCGTCCGCGCGGCTACTACTGAGCACACGATGGCGCTTTCATTCAAGCTCAAAGGCGGCGTGGCGCTCTATGGCGCATACGCCGCGATCGCGGCGGCCGCATTCGCCGCCGCGTTTGCCGCGCCGTCCATCGGTGTGGCGAGCGCGGCGGTATTCGGCGGCGGCCTGTCCAGCGCATTCGACAGCCTCAACCGCTCGCGCCCGCTCGCCGCGCTCGGCTCCGAGCAGCAATGCGAGCGATACTCTGGGGTGCCTGCGCGCTGGCGCGACGACCCGCATGCCGGCATGGTGCATCTGCATGGTGGCGACTTCGTGTTCGGCAGCAAGCTCGGTTACGAAGACGAGCGCCCGGCCGGCAACGGCAAGACGCACGTTGCCGGCTTCTGGATCGACCAGACCGACGTCACGAATGCGCAGTTCGCCGCGTTCGTGCGCGCGACCGGCTACGTCAGCGATGCGGAGCGCCAGGGCGGTGCGGTCGTTTTTCACACGCCGACACGCGAGGAAATGAACGCGCGCGATCTCGCGTGGTGGAGTTGGGTCAAAGGGGCCGCGTGGAATCATCCGAGCGGCCCCGGCAGCAATCTCGACGGCCTCATGAATCAACCGGTGACGATGGTCACGCAGGCCGATGCGCTCGCCTACGCACACTGGCTCGGCCGCGATCTGCCGACCGAAGCCGAATGGGAATACGCGGGCAAAGCCGGCCATGAAAGCGCGGATCTCGACACCGCGCCGCGCGACGCGAACGGCAAGCCGAGCGCGAACTACTGGCAAGGCGTGTTTCCGGTGCTCAACACCAGTGAGGATGGTCATGCCGGCCTGTCACCGGTCGGCTGCTATGCGGCGAACGACTTCAGGCTTTACGACATGATCGGCAATGCGTGGGAATGGACCAAGGACGTGTACAGCGGTCCGCACCAATCGCATACGAACGGCGATACCGCGGCCGTGGCGCCGCTCAGTCGCCGACACGATACGCCGATGGTCATCAAGGGCGGCTCGTTCCTGTGCTCGCGCGACTATTGCGTCAGGTATCGCGCGGCGTCGCGCGAGCAGCAGGAAGCCGATTTGCCGGCTTCGCATATCGGCTTTCGCACGGTGTCGAGGGATCGGTCATGAAGCGATATGCGATTGCCGCGCTTGCGTTCGCGGTGTTGACTGCCTGGCTGCCCGAACCCGCGTACGCCGCCGCGCAGACCATCAAAGTCGGGGTGAGTTCGGGGGCGCAAGCGGAAATCATGAACGAAGTGCGCCGCGTCGCCGCGACCGAGGGCCTCGCGCTCGACATCGTGGTGTTCGATCAGCCGTCGCGGATCGACGCGGCGCTCGTCGCGAAACAGATCGACGTCGCGAGCTTCGAAGACGAGCCCGCGCTCGACGCGCAGCGCAAACAGCATGGCTATGCACTGACGAGCGTGGCCACGACCGTCACGTTTCCGGTCGCGCTCTACTCGCGCAAGCTGACGAATCTCGTGCAATTGCAGCGCCGCGCGACGATTGCGATACCCGACGACCCCGCCGGCACCGCACGCGCGCTGATCCTTCTGCAAAACGAAACGCTGCTGACGTTCCGCGACAGCGCGGGCCTGCACGCGACGCTCGCCGACATCACGAGCAACCGCCTCCATCTGAAGATTCGCCAGGTGCCGCGCGCGCGCCTGTACGACTCGTTGGACAGCGTCGCGTTCGCCGTGATCGACAGCGACACGGCGGCGCGCTCAGGTCTTCGCCCCGCTCGCGACGGCCTCAGTCTCGAAGACGCGCGCTCGCCGTATGCAAACGTGCTGACCGTGCGCGACAGCGATCGCCAGCACCCATGGGTCGCGCAACTGGTCGCCGCCTATCATTCGAACGACGTCGCGCATTTCATCCTCACGCGTTATCAGGACTCGGTGCGTCGGCCGTGGTGAACACGTTTTCGTTTTCCTGCTCCGCGTGCGGTCGATGCTGCAACAGTCCACCGTCGATGACGCTGGCGGAGTTGTTTCGCCATCCCGACCGGTTTATCGGCTGCATTGCGATTGGACGCGTGGCGCGCAGGCGGCCCGGCGAACGGCTGCGCGTCGGCCGGCATGAAGCC encodes the following:
- a CDS encoding arylsulfatase produces the protein MTTPRFRRTSYRTSLRLGVIGAAVASLVTLASCGEDNLPAASAASNAAPVVAQKRPNILYIMADDLGYSDIHAFGGEINTPNLDALVQSGRILTNHHTGTVCAITRSMLISGTDHHLVGEGTMGVPTDERKGLPGYEGYLNDRALSVAQLLKDGGYHTYMAGKWHIGSGIVGSATGSGQTPDQWGFEHSYALLGGAASNHFAHELAGSKNYTEDGKYVQPGQPGQPGGAGGSPAVFYSTDFYTQRLISYIDSNKGDGKPFFAYAAYTSPHWPLQVPDPYLHNYVGKYDAGYDAIRDARIARQKALGIIPQDFVPYGGASETLAASPATANNGTTNAKYVSAVHSAVQGYTDYGPGYVNKKWDSLSPAEKKAQARYMEIYAGMVENLDHNIGLLIQHLKDIGEYDNTFIVFQSDNGAEGWPIDSGADPTATDTANAADPTYSQLGTDNGKQNAQRLQYGLRWAEVSATPFRLTKGYSGEGGVSTPLIVHLPGQTSQKPTLREFTHVTDNTATFLAVAQIAPPTTPAPALINTLTGVDQNKGKVVYNNRYVYPITGRSLLPQLEDQSTAPVHSASFGDEAYGRGYLRSADGRWKALWTEPPLGPVDGHWQLYDMSADRGETQDVSAQNPSIIDGLVQQWNDYMTSVGGVEPLRPRGYY
- a CDS encoding MetQ/NlpA family lipoprotein, which gives rise to MKRYAIAALAFAVLTAWLPEPAYAAAQTIKVGVSSGAQAEIMNEVRRVAATEGLALDIVVFDQPSRIDAALVAKQIDVASFEDEPALDAQRKQHGYALTSVATTVTFPVALYSRKLTNLVQLQRRATIAIPDDPAGTARALILLQNETLLTFRDSAGLHATLADITSNRLHLKIRQVPRARLYDSLDSVAFAVIDSDTAARSGLRPARDGLSLEDARSPYANVLTVRDSDRQHPWVAQLVAAYHSNDVAHFILTRYQDSVRRPW
- a CDS encoding formylglycine-generating enzyme family protein, giving the protein MALSFKLKGGVALYGAYAAIAAAAFAAAFAAPSIGVASAAVFGGGLSSAFDSLNRSRPLAALGSEQQCERYSGVPARWRDDPHAGMVHLHGGDFVFGSKLGYEDERPAGNGKTHVAGFWIDQTDVTNAQFAAFVRATGYVSDAERQGGAVVFHTPTREEMNARDLAWWSWVKGAAWNHPSGPGSNLDGLMNQPVTMVTQADALAYAHWLGRDLPTEAEWEYAGKAGHESADLDTAPRDANGKPSANYWQGVFPVLNTSEDGHAGLSPVGCYAANDFRLYDMIGNAWEWTKDVYSGPHQSHTNGDTAAVAPLSRRHDTPMVIKGGSFLCSRDYCVRYRAASREQQEADLPASHIGFRTVSRDRS